In Arthrobacter sp. CDRTa11, one DNA window encodes the following:
- a CDS encoding YegP family protein: protein MAGKFEVFRDNDGPLPYRFLLRGSDGSVIAVSPQLGSITAVKAGIVAVRESAASGSIVDLTE from the coding sequence ATGGCGGGTAAATTCGAAGTCTTTCGGGACAATGATGGGCCCTTGCCGTACAGGTTCCTCCTGCGTGGCAGCGACGGGTCTGTGATTGCCGTTTCACCACAACTGGGCAGCATTACTGCGGTAAAAGCAGGCATTGTGGCAGTCAGGGAAAGCGCCGCCAGCGGCAGCATCGTGGATCTGACCGAATAG